CCCTGGGCGTGTCCAGCAGGTAGTGGAGGGCCACGGTCAGCTCCACCACCCCGAGGTTGGAGGCAAGGTGCCCGCCGACGTTGGAGATGACGGAGATGATCTCTTCCCGGATCTCCTCGCAGAGATCCGGAAACTGCTCCGGAGCGAGCTTCTTGAGATCGGCGGGACACTCGATCATCTTGAGGATGGGCATGGAAACTCCCTCCCACTGAACACAAAAGCAACCTGACAGGGCGCGAACGGCAATCTTCTCAGGAACAGCGGTCTCTGTCAAACTCGAAATCTTATCCTAACTCCTTGTCGCATCGAGAAAATCATTCGCGAACCATGGCAGGAGCCCACTGGGCCGGAGCGTCCCGCGCCGGTCTTGCGGCGCTCCGGGAAAGACCCGTGCCGCGGTCTTGACCCCCGGTGCGGCGGGACGCTATATACATCTGTGTCTTATCGGGCCGGGCAGGCGCCGGCCCGTTTTTGTTCCCCGGACCTGATCCCCCGGACAAGACAAGCACGTTTCGCCAAATCCAATTCAAGGAGCGGTACCATGGGAGAAGATATCAGCGAAGCCGTAGCAGAGAAGACCAAGTTCACCTACGACCACTGGATGGAGGGCCTGGGACTTCCGATCCACACCGGGTACTTTATCGGGGACCTGCGCACCTGCGACCTCGAATGGTGGGAAGACCGCAAGTGCAAGGCGGCCTTCATGCAACTCATGGGGCAGGAGGGCGTCACCGGAGCCTGGATCCAGGAGATCGCCCCCGGAGAGTCGAGCCCGCCGGTCAGATTCGCCCTCGACGAGGTCGTCTACGTGGTGGAGGGCCGCGGCACCACCACGGTGTGGCGCGACGACAACGGCACCAGGAAGACCTTCGAGTGGCAGAACAACAGCATGTTCATCGTCCCCCGCAACTACCACTACACCATCAACAACATGCAGGGCGACAAGGTGGTCCGGCTGCTGCACTACAACTACCTGCCGCTGGCCATGTCGTCCGTGGGAGACCCGGAGTTCTTCTTCGACAACCCGTTCTCCGGCCAGGACGTCATCGCTTCCGGGGAAGGCGAATTCTACTCCGAGGCCAAGATGGTCACGGACTCGGGCAAGTGGAACGTGTGGAACCGGCGCGTCTACTGGTACGGCAACTTCTTCCCGGACATGCGCGCCTGGGACAAGCTGGACGAGAACAAGAAGCGCGGCGCCGGCGGCCACAGCGTGTTCATCGAGTTCCCCAACTCGGAGCTTTCCTGCCACATGTCGGTGTTCGCGGCGCGCACCTACAAGAAGGCGCACCGCCACGGCCCCGGCAGGGTCATCGTCATTCCGGCGGGCGAAGGCTACTCGATCCTGTGGGAAGAGGGCAAGGAGAAGATCGTGGTCCCGTGGCACGAGGCCAGCGTTTTCGTGCCGCCCAACAAGTGGTTCCACCAGCACTTCAACGCCGGCACCACGCACGCGCGCTACCTGGCCTTCCATCCGCCCATGCAGTTCCACGGCTACGCGGAGAAGGTCGAGGACCGGGCCAAGGACCAGATCGAATATCCGGACGAGGATCCGTTCATCCGGCAGAAGTTCGAGGAAGAGCTGGACAAGCGCGGCACCACGAGCCTGATGCACGAGGAAGCCTATACCAACTACGACTACGAGTGGTCCAAGGGGATGGGAAAACAGTAGGGTTACGCGAGCCATGCACGACGACGCAGACAACCCCGAACACTTTCATCCCGGACCCGATGCCATCGTGGAGGATATCGAAGGGGTCGAGATGTTCTCGCTCACCAGCGTGGGCATCGACATCGGCTCCTCGACCTCCCATCTGGTGTTCTCCCACCTGACGCTCCGGCGCGAAGGCGCCGGGCTGTCGGCCCGGTTCCGGGTCACCGACCGGGAGGTGCTGTACCGTTCGCCGATCATGCTGACGCCGTACAGCTCCGGGACCCTCATCGACACGGCCAAGGTGGAGGACTTCATCCACGAGTCCTACCGCGTGGCCGGCTACACCCACGACGACATCGACACCGGCGCGGTGGTGATCACCGGCGAGGCCCTCAACAAGGAGAACTCCCGCCCCATCCTCGAGTATTTCGCCAAGGACTCGGGCAAGTTCATCTGCGCGTCGGCCGGCCCCAACCACGAGGCGCTGCTGGCGGCCTACGGCTGCGGCGCGGTGGACCTGTCCAAGTCGGCCAAGGCCACGGTGCTGAATATCGACATGGGCGGCGGCACCACCAAGCTGTCGGTCATCCGCGACGGGACCGTGACGCAGACCGCGGCCATCAGCGTGGGCGCGCGTCTCATCGCCTTCGACGAGAACGACGTGGTGACCCGGGTCGAGCTTCCCGCCAGGTTCATCACGAAGGAGCTGGGCACCCCGGTGGAGGTCGGCCAGACCGTCACGGAGGACGTCAAGCGGGCGTTCGCCGCCTACATGGGCACCTACCTCTTCAACGTCATCCAGGCGAAGCCGCTTTCCGACCTCGAAGAGCATCTGCTGGTGACCGATCTGCTGCCCGACTACGACGGCCTGGAGAGCATCGACCACATCGTCTTCTCGGGCGGCGTCTCCGAACACATCTACGATCACGAGGTGCCGTCCTACGGCGACGTCGGCCCCTATCTCGGGAAGGAGATCCGGGACCGCATCGACGAGCTGAACCGGGCGGACCTGGTCAAGGAGCCTGTCGAGGGCATCCGCGCCACCGTCATCGGCGCCGGCGAGTACACGATCCAGGCCAGCGGCAACACCAGCTACATCTCCAGCGAGACGCCGCTGCCGGTCTACGGCCTGCAGGTGGTCAAGGCGCTCATCGACGAGGACTCCGACGTGCAGGCCACGCTCCGCGCGGCGCTGGCCAAGTTCGACCTCGACAAGTTCAAGCCGGGTCTCGCCTTGGCGCTAGGCCTCGATGGCGTACCCAACTACAAGTCCATCCGGCGGGTGGCGGAAGGCATCGCGGCGGTGGTCAACGACGCGGAGGATCCGGCGGACCCGGCCCTCAACGTGTTCCTGATCCTGGACATGGACGTGGCCAAGTCCCTGGGCGGCATCCTGAAAGAAGAGCTCAAGGTCGGGCCGGAGGTCATCGCGGTGGACGGCATCGACGTGGGCGACCTGGACTTCATCGACGTCGGCAACGCCATGGGCGTCACCGAGGTCATCCCGGTCACCATCCGCTCGTTCATGTTCCCGGAGAGCCGGCTGGTCTAGCGGCCCACGCTGCCCGGCTGGGCCGGTGGCGTTCAAAGGTCAACGGCGACTGGCCGCCGGCGCACCGGAACCCTTTCACTTCGTTGAGCCAGTGGGGCCGATACCGGTGGGAGCAGTCGCATGTCCCCATGGGTCCGCACAGGGCCTTGAACGAATCTCCTTCCGTTCCGACCTCGGTGGAGGTCCATTCCCAAACATCGCCGTGCTTGGTCAGGTTGCCGCCGTTGCACGCCGCCAGCCATTCGGGCACGGTGGGCAGCCGCTTGCCCCCCGCCCATTGGCAATAGGCCACGGCGTCGTGCCACGTCACCAGCACCACGGGATCGGATGCCGAGCCTTCGGGGTGCGTGCCTTCCGTCCAGTGCTCCGGCGCGGCGCGGCCGGTAGCGTGGATGAACCGGCGGTAGTCCTGGTTGGTCACCTCGGCCGGGTCGAGGACGTCGGAAAGGGCCGGAAGTGCGCCCGTCACGACGGAAAGCGGCAGCACGAGCCCCAGCCAGAGAACCCGCGTGGCGGCGAAGGTACGAAGTCGGGAGTGCATGGCTGTCCCTCCTGTTCTCGGGTCTGTTACTCACGGAACGGCGTTACCGCACTGGTACACATCGACCCGAGCGTGTGTTATGCAAGACGGAGCATTTTCGGGCTTATCGCACTTCAATTTCAACAACCCTCCAGAGGTGAGCAATGGCGGAAACACACAGCGTGGGGGTTCCGACACCCCGCATCGACGGTGAGCAGAAGGTAAGCGGCAAGGCCAAGTACGCGGTGGACGTCACGTTCCCGGACATGCTCTGGGGCAAGATTCTGCGCAGCCCCATCTCTTACGGCCGCATCAAGAGCATCGATACCAGCAAGGCCATGCAGGTGCCGGGCGTGGTCGGCATCCTCACCGGCGAGGACGTCGCCGGTCTGCGCATCGGCCGCCGGGTGGTGGACATGCCCATCGTGGCCGACGGCATGGTGCGATTCATCGGCGAGAAGGTGGCGGCGGTATCCGCCGAGACCGAGGACGCGGCCGAGGAAGCCGCCGCGCTCATCGAGGTCGAGTACGAGGAAATGGACCCGGTTCTCGATCCAGTCGAGGCCATGGAGTCCTCGGCGCCGCTCCTGCACCCGGATGTTCACACCTACAAGGGGCTGCCGCAGAAGCTCGACGGCCCCACCAACCGCGTGATCTACGTCAACTGGGAGAAGGGCGACATCGAGAAGGGTTTCGAGGAGGCGGACATCATCGTCGAGAACACCTTCACCACGCCCAAGGTCCACCAAGCCTACATCGAGCCCCATTCCTGCGTGGCCAAGACCGACCCGGCCACGGGCGCGGCCGAGATCTGGGCGTGCAGCAAGGTACCCTACGGCATCCGCGGCCAGGTAGCCGCCGCGGTGCAGGTGGATCCCGAGTCCATCGTGGTGCATCCTTGCTACATCGGCGGCGACTTCGGCGGCAAGGGCGATTTCATGGATATCGCCCTGTGCTATTCGCTCTCCAAGAAGAGCGGCGGACGTCCCGTCAAGATCGTCATGGACTACGACGAGGAGTTCATCGCCGGCAATCCGCGCCATGCCTCCATCATCAAGGTCCGCACCGGCGCCAAGAAGGACGGCACCATCACCGCCCACCACATGGACTTCATCTTCGACACCGGCGCCTACTGCGCGTTCAAGCCCAACGGCATCCTCGGCGGACCGCAGAAGTCCCCCGGGCCCTACAACATGCCCAACACCTTCGTGGAAGAGCACATGGTGTACACCAACCAGGTACCGTGTGGGCACATGCGCTCCCCGGGCGACCCCCAGGGCTTCTTCGCCAACGAGAGCCAGCTCGACCTGCTGGCCGAGGCGCTCGGCATGAACCCCGCCGACCTGCGCAGGAAGAACCTGCTGGAGGGAGTCCATGACTCCCCCGTGGGCGAGAAGGTCGACTACGTGGGCTCCAACGCG
This genomic window from Deltaproteobacteria bacterium contains:
- a CDS encoding xanthine dehydrogenase family protein molybdopterin-binding subunit; translated protein: MAETHSVGVPTPRIDGEQKVSGKAKYAVDVTFPDMLWGKILRSPISYGRIKSIDTSKAMQVPGVVGILTGEDVAGLRIGRRVVDMPIVADGMVRFIGEKVAAVSAETEDAAEEAAALIEVEYEEMDPVLDPVEAMESSAPLLHPDVHTYKGLPQKLDGPTNRVIYVNWEKGDIEKGFEEADIIVENTFTTPKVHQAYIEPHSCVAKTDPATGAAEIWACSKVPYGIRGQVAAAVQVDPESIVVHPCYIGGDFGGKGDFMDIALCYSLSKKSGGRPVKIVMDYDEEFIAGNPRHASIIKVRTGAKKDGTITAHHMDFIFDTGAYCAFKPNGILGGPQKSPGPYNMPNTFVEEHMVYTNQVPCGHMRSPGDPQGFFANESQLDLLAEALGMNPADLRRKNLLEGVHDSPVGEKVDYVGSNAVFDKALEETRYYEPRPRNVGKGIGLVQWSVNGGKGLVKFRLDDTGTLTVSSAMLDQGVGTFTLLEQMAEQELKIPAENIRFEHFDTSAGIQDSGLGGSRGTRVYGNAGYDGIMKTREELLEAGANALDAPREDIDLADGQVVHKNAGRAISYADVVKAKGSAIETEGLYDDTSKVADAAMCAQIAEVEVDPETGNVELKRLVTSHSTGTILNPLMHQGQIEGASMTGIGYGMMEHLMVDDGKVTTANFGDYKIPTMRDVPELTTLLSEHKRGPGPYNSMAIGETANIPTAGAIANAVADACGVRIMSLPITSEKVFEALNRKS
- a CDS encoding SUMF1/EgtB/PvdO family nonheme iron enzyme, translated to MHSRLRTFAATRVLWLGLVLPLSVVTGALPALSDVLDPAEVTNQDYRRFIHATGRAAPEHWTEGTHPEGSASDPVVLVTWHDAVAYCQWAGGKRLPTVPEWLAACNGGNLTKHGDVWEWTSTEVGTEGDSFKALCGPMGTCDCSHRYRPHWLNEVKGFRCAGGQSPLTFERHRPSRAAWAARPAGSPGT
- a CDS encoding cupin domain-containing protein, with protein sequence MGEDISEAVAEKTKFTYDHWMEGLGLPIHTGYFIGDLRTCDLEWWEDRKCKAAFMQLMGQEGVTGAWIQEIAPGESSPPVRFALDEVVYVVEGRGTTTVWRDDNGTRKTFEWQNNSMFIVPRNYHYTINNMQGDKVVRLLHYNYLPLAMSSVGDPEFFFDNPFSGQDVIASGEGEFYSEAKMVTDSGKWNVWNRRVYWYGNFFPDMRAWDKLDENKKRGAGGHSVFIEFPNSELSCHMSVFAARTYKKAHRHGPGRVIVIPAGEGYSILWEEGKEKIVVPWHEASVFVPPNKWFHQHFNAGTTHARYLAFHPPMQFHGYAEKVEDRAKDQIEYPDEDPFIRQKFEEELDKRGTTSLMHEEAYTNYDYEWSKGMGKQ
- a CDS encoding ethanolamine ammonia-lyase reactivating factor EutA; amino-acid sequence: MHDDADNPEHFHPGPDAIVEDIEGVEMFSLTSVGIDIGSSTSHLVFSHLTLRREGAGLSARFRVTDREVLYRSPIMLTPYSSGTLIDTAKVEDFIHESYRVAGYTHDDIDTGAVVITGEALNKENSRPILEYFAKDSGKFICASAGPNHEALLAAYGCGAVDLSKSAKATVLNIDMGGGTTKLSVIRDGTVTQTAAISVGARLIAFDENDVVTRVELPARFITKELGTPVEVGQTVTEDVKRAFAAYMGTYLFNVIQAKPLSDLEEHLLVTDLLPDYDGLESIDHIVFSGGVSEHIYDHEVPSYGDVGPYLGKEIRDRIDELNRADLVKEPVEGIRATVIGAGEYTIQASGNTSYISSETPLPVYGLQVVKALIDEDSDVQATLRAALAKFDLDKFKPGLALALGLDGVPNYKSIRRVAEGIAAVVNDAEDPADPALNVFLILDMDVAKSLGGILKEELKVGPEVIAVDGIDVGDLDFIDVGNAMGVTEVIPVTIRSFMFPESRLV